A single genomic interval of Agarivorans aestuarii harbors:
- a CDS encoding ABC transporter substrate binding protein, whose amino-acid sequence MSNSLIRVYSLIKVFKPILLLVLLSLALLSLNAEARTARVLMLNSYPAGLQWDASFDRGLRQQVGNRSVWLFNHRIEPSPSQDPSYRLAQFDLLNEIILYYQFDLVVTVGEQALHTALALQDEAVLQAPIVAAGADLSAYMGPRERRITGIHEQLPMRENLLLIRQLIPDLEAIHLLVDDSAASRDITKEFVQLAEQFAIPYTLWQDQDYEEVKAKTSLLSAKQAVLLGALQQSQIGNTQLTEQAVQSLSMVSRAPIYSLWQHAIGNGAVGGFVSLPQPLGQALGDTVLQVLQGTDVRDIAISARGPQTYLFDNKQLVRWKVSRGNLAENSRFLNQQAYKTLPQRYQGALLVGITLLLAGLAIYGVWRALTRTQRELAEHEQNLQSVFTFTEQASALLDENGHVQLLNQALGDLLGERANFIVGNSLLDSHVWQHQAPLKQQLRDAIAKSLAGEKVRFQAELNLENRNVLYDFALTPQSATNGIVEQVLLELRDLELIQLEHRQLKQSEQHYRLLFEQSPALLMLVNRLGVIVCCNQVAAKHLGMSKKQLELSQLRSLYAEHAQQVSLLEYLEGVGTNKVTRQIAYHNSDNKQLWFKESFVRMAEEDLFMLVCEDITATRSLAEELDFHANFDLLTGIYNRGFFERRLELLLNSSHLQEQQHALLFIDLAQFKVINDTFGHGSGDQALKQVAGVLEQMIPESAVVARLGSDEFAILLEDSSQQGSLDFANLVIDRLNDTHYVRDERMFSFGCSIGVTLFQQQQGSSQEVLAQADNACFTAKSLGRSRVYLYQMDDQMLLERQGQMEWVTRIQKALREERFLLYAQAIVPVKPSESDYLHYEVLLRMIDEEGRVVPPGAFLPAAENYNLADQIDRVVIQKTLQWLSENPGHLTRLNMCSMNLSGQSLGSAEFVAWLLQTLEDSALPMNKLCFETTETVAIANLDVATEFFNKVRKLGCKIALDDFGSGLSSFGYLKNLPIDYLKIDGIFIRDLENDHMDAAIVKSINQMSHVMGKKTIAEFVENEAINKVLAEIGVDFAQGYHFGKPVPIEMLVLN is encoded by the coding sequence GTGAGTAATTCATTAATAAGAGTCTATTCACTGATTAAGGTGTTTAAGCCAATTTTGCTGCTGGTGTTGCTGAGTTTAGCGCTGTTGTCGTTAAACGCAGAAGCGCGCACCGCTCGGGTATTAATGCTCAACTCTTATCCTGCTGGATTACAGTGGGATGCCAGCTTTGATAGAGGCTTGCGCCAACAAGTGGGTAATCGTTCTGTGTGGTTGTTTAATCACCGAATAGAGCCAAGCCCTTCGCAAGACCCTAGCTATCGTTTAGCCCAATTCGATTTACTCAATGAAATCATTCTTTATTACCAATTTGATTTAGTGGTGACGGTGGGCGAACAAGCCTTACACACTGCTTTAGCCCTGCAAGATGAGGCGGTACTGCAAGCGCCTATCGTGGCAGCGGGTGCAGACCTTTCAGCTTACATGGGGCCAAGAGAGCGGCGGATAACCGGTATTCACGAGCAGCTGCCAATGCGCGAAAACCTGTTGCTTATTCGCCAACTAATTCCAGATTTAGAAGCCATTCACTTACTAGTAGACGATAGTGCCGCTAGCAGAGACATTACCAAAGAATTTGTGCAGTTGGCTGAGCAATTTGCTATCCCTTATACACTTTGGCAAGACCAAGACTACGAAGAAGTAAAAGCAAAAACCTCGCTGTTAAGTGCCAAGCAAGCAGTATTGTTGGGGGCTCTACAGCAATCGCAAATAGGTAATACCCAGCTTACAGAACAAGCTGTTCAGTCTTTATCTATGGTGTCTAGAGCACCTATTTATAGCCTATGGCAGCATGCGATAGGTAATGGTGCGGTGGGTGGTTTTGTTAGTTTGCCGCAACCATTGGGTCAGGCACTTGGTGACACCGTGTTACAAGTGCTGCAAGGTACAGATGTACGCGACATTGCCATTAGTGCCCGAGGTCCTCAAACCTATTTGTTTGATAATAAGCAGCTGGTTCGTTGGAAGGTATCGCGTGGTAACTTGGCCGAGAATAGTCGTTTTCTTAATCAGCAAGCCTATAAAACTTTGCCACAGCGTTATCAAGGCGCTTTGCTGGTGGGCATTACTTTGTTACTTGCTGGTTTGGCGATTTACGGGGTTTGGCGAGCCTTAACCCGCACCCAACGTGAATTAGCTGAGCATGAGCAAAATTTGCAGTCTGTATTTACTTTTACCGAGCAAGCCAGCGCATTGCTTGATGAAAATGGTCATGTGCAGCTATTAAATCAAGCCTTAGGTGATTTGCTGGGAGAGCGGGCTAATTTCATTGTTGGAAATTCTTTGCTCGATAGCCACGTTTGGCAACACCAAGCGCCATTGAAACAACAACTTCGTGATGCAATTGCAAAAAGCTTAGCCGGTGAAAAAGTCCGTTTTCAAGCGGAGCTAAACCTTGAGAACCGAAATGTACTTTATGATTTTGCGCTAACTCCACAAAGCGCCACCAACGGTATTGTTGAACAAGTATTGCTCGAGTTGCGAGATTTAGAGTTAATTCAATTAGAACATCGCCAGCTTAAGCAAAGTGAGCAACACTACCGCCTATTGTTTGAGCAGAGTCCAGCCTTGTTGATGTTAGTCAATCGTCTGGGGGTGATTGTTTGTTGTAACCAAGTGGCCGCTAAGCATCTTGGTATGTCTAAAAAACAGCTTGAGTTGTCGCAACTGCGCAGTTTGTATGCCGAACACGCCCAGCAAGTATCTCTATTAGAGTATCTAGAAGGGGTTGGTACTAACAAAGTTACTCGACAAATTGCTTACCACAACAGTGACAATAAACAGCTTTGGTTTAAAGAGTCTTTTGTACGCATGGCTGAAGAAGACTTGTTCATGCTGGTATGTGAAGACATAACCGCCACCCGCAGCTTGGCCGAAGAACTGGATTTTCATGCTAACTTTGATTTACTCACCGGCATTTATAATCGAGGGTTCTTTGAGCGCCGCTTAGAGCTGCTGCTTAACTCCTCGCACTTGCAAGAGCAGCAGCATGCTTTGCTATTTATTGATTTGGCCCAGTTTAAAGTAATTAACGATACCTTTGGCCATGGCTCGGGCGATCAGGCCTTGAAGCAGGTAGCCGGAGTATTGGAACAAATGATCCCTGAATCTGCCGTGGTGGCTCGTTTGGGAAGCGATGAGTTTGCCATTTTGCTCGAAGACAGCTCGCAGCAAGGCAGCCTAGATTTCGCTAACTTGGTGATTGATCGGTTAAACGATACGCACTACGTGCGCGATGAGCGGATGTTCAGCTTTGGTTGCAGCATCGGCGTAACGCTGTTCCAGCAGCAGCAAGGTTCTTCTCAAGAAGTATTAGCACAAGCTGATAACGCTTGTTTCACCGCAAAATCGCTAGGCCGTAGCCGCGTTTATTTATATCAAATGGACGACCAGATGTTGCTTGAGCGTCAAGGGCAGATGGAGTGGGTAACCCGTATTCAAAAAGCGCTGCGTGAAGAACGTTTCTTATTGTACGCGCAAGCTATTGTACCAGTTAAACCGAGTGAGAGTGATTACCTCCACTACGAAGTACTATTAAGAATGATTGACGAAGAAGGCCGAGTGGTGCCTCCTGGGGCGTTTTTACCGGCGGCAGAAAACTACAACTTAGCTGATCAAATTGACCGAGTTGTGATTCAAAAAACATTGCAGTGGCTATCAGAAAACCCCGGGCATTTAACCCGTCTTAACATGTGCTCAATGAATCTTTCTGGGCAGTCTTTAGGCAGCGCTGAGTTTGTAGCTTGGCTGCTACAAACCTTGGAAGATAGTGCGCTGCCAATGAACAAGCTATGCTTCGAGACCACCGAAACCGTGGCTATTGCTAATTTAGATGTTGCCACCGAGTTCTTTAACAAGGTACGCAAATTGGGCTGTAAAATTGCACTCGACGATTTTGGCTCAGGGTTATCATCCTTTGGCTATTTGAAAAACTTGCCCATCGATTACCTCAAAATTGATGGCATTTTCATTCGTGATTTAGAAAACGATCATATGGATGCAGCCATCGTAAAAAGCATTAATCAGATGTCTCACGTGATGGGTAAAAAGACCATTGCAGAGTTTGTTGAGAACGAGGCTATCAACAAGGTATTGGCTGAAATTGGTGTCGATTTTGCTCAGGGTTATCATTTTGGCAAACCCGTTCCCATTGAGATGCTGGTTTTGAACTAA
- a CDS encoding polysaccharide deacetylase family protein: MNILMALSQLEVTGAEVYATQVGDRLTQRGHQVFYVSDTLSCPHQGQHFRLRFNKRSLPRRVWHVLYLIYLILRYKIQLVHAHSRASGWSSYVACKLTNTPMVTSVHGRQPVHRSRKKFHALGYHAVAVCENIAQQIIRDLGVPSEQVSVVRNGVDSQQFSPLPAANNDKPLIQIIGRLTGPKGELVYQLLNQCIDLDANQVQVISGSKVDTRFAEFEDKVEFCGYSDNIRATIAQADLIIGAGRVAMEALLCKKPVFAVGEAKALGYISLNNLPAALASNFGDVADDGKTELDIDYSNLAEQLASFGEQHQVSKQLVAAIKAEYDLDAICQKLLDTYQSAYVYTKQREIPIIMYHRVTQDDNQKGAYGTYVTVERLEEHFQTIKHMGLTPITFSELDKIGLEHRFNHGKRYIILTFDDGYQDNFDLLLPLLKEYQFKAVIYAVTGTDHNRWDVEHPTKPDQRFELMSHQTMRGIDQSGYVEIGGHTLNHPKLAELDENDQQKEIEQNKAELENLLGRELTTFAYPYGNHNQQTKQLAKQAGYTYTVATDSGPVGMHQDLQQIRRIVMFPSTTKFGLWRKIKGNYTYKKAIKAN; the protein is encoded by the coding sequence ATGAATATTTTGATGGCTCTATCACAACTCGAAGTGACTGGAGCCGAAGTCTACGCTACCCAAGTTGGCGATCGACTCACTCAACGGGGTCATCAAGTATTTTATGTATCAGATACCTTAAGTTGCCCACATCAAGGTCAACACTTTCGCTTGCGCTTCAACAAACGTAGTCTTCCTCGCAGAGTATGGCACGTATTGTATCTTATCTATCTAATTCTTCGATATAAAATTCAACTGGTACATGCACATAGCCGTGCTTCTGGGTGGTCTTCTTATGTCGCCTGTAAGCTAACTAATACGCCAATGGTCACCAGCGTACACGGTCGCCAACCGGTGCATCGTTCACGTAAAAAATTTCACGCTCTGGGTTATCATGCTGTCGCAGTATGCGAAAACATCGCTCAGCAAATTATTCGCGACTTAGGTGTGCCTAGCGAGCAAGTTAGCGTGGTACGCAATGGTGTTGACAGCCAACAGTTTTCTCCGCTCCCAGCTGCCAATAACGATAAACCCCTTATTCAAATCATCGGGCGATTAACCGGCCCCAAAGGCGAGTTAGTTTATCAACTATTGAACCAATGTATTGATTTAGACGCTAACCAAGTACAAGTGATTAGCGGTAGTAAAGTAGACACTCGCTTTGCTGAGTTTGAAGATAAGGTAGAGTTTTGCGGATACAGCGACAACATCCGCGCTACCATTGCTCAAGCTGACTTAATAATTGGAGCCGGGCGTGTAGCTATGGAAGCCTTGCTATGCAAAAAACCAGTATTTGCAGTGGGTGAGGCTAAAGCTCTTGGCTACATTAGCTTAAATAACCTACCAGCGGCTCTTGCCAGTAACTTTGGTGATGTGGCTGATGATGGCAAAACAGAATTAGATATTGATTACTCAAACTTGGCTGAGCAATTAGCTAGCTTTGGTGAGCAGCATCAAGTAAGCAAGCAACTGGTAGCAGCAATAAAAGCTGAGTACGATTTAGATGCAATATGCCAGAAGCTATTAGATACCTACCAAAGTGCTTACGTATATACCAAACAACGAGAAATCCCGATTATCATGTACCACCGAGTCACCCAAGATGATAATCAAAAGGGAGCCTATGGCACTTACGTAACAGTTGAGCGCTTAGAAGAGCATTTTCAAACTATTAAACACATGGGCTTAACCCCAATCACTTTTAGTGAGTTAGACAAGATAGGCCTAGAACATCGTTTTAATCACGGTAAGCGCTATATCATTCTCACCTTCGACGACGGTTATCAGGATAACTTCGACCTGTTGTTACCCTTACTGAAGGAGTATCAGTTCAAAGCGGTTATTTATGCTGTCACTGGCACCGATCATAATCGCTGGGATGTTGAACACCCAACTAAACCTGACCAACGTTTTGAGCTAATGAGCCATCAAACTATGCGCGGCATTGATCAAAGTGGCTATGTTGAAATCGGTGGACATACGCTTAATCACCCCAAGCTAGCAGAGCTAGATGAAAATGATCAACAAAAAGAAATCGAACAAAACAAAGCTGAGCTAGAAAACCTATTGGGTAGAGAGCTAACCACCTTTGCTTACCCCTATGGCAACCACAATCAGCAAACCAAACAGCTAGCCAAGCAAGCTGGCTATACTTACACAGTGGCTACAGATTCTGGCCCAGTAGGCATGCACCAAGATTTGCAGCAAATTCGCCGAATTGTAATGTTCCCCAGCACCACTAAGTTTGGCTTGTGGAGAAAGATCAAAGGCAATTACACCTATAAAAAAGCAATCAAGGCAAATTGA
- a CDS encoding glycosyltransferase has translation MSKNNVLKASVVIAFYNNIKALKLVLRALETQSIADFEVVIADDGSNSTTVEQLEMLQQNSHLQIQHVWHEDKGFRKNRCLNLAVQAAKNEYLIFIDGDCVPQTHFVEDHLSEAQLGRCLNGRRADLSPQMTRKLFDSTKPASFVRDNFAFIIFTYLLGQGKNIEKGFRISSNTLRRYLQKSNKGIVGCNFSLFKKDLLSINGFDQRYEAAGTGEDSDVEFRLRLKGIVIHPLFYKATQVHLYHQELPRSTKNDFLFKKIQQERQAWTTFGIVKSSDNCS, from the coding sequence ATGAGTAAAAATAACGTTCTTAAAGCCTCAGTCGTCATCGCCTTTTACAATAATATTAAGGCTTTGAAGTTGGTTCTCCGTGCATTGGAAACACAAAGCATCGCGGATTTTGAGGTAGTGATTGCAGACGATGGCTCTAACAGCACAACTGTGGAGCAATTAGAAATGCTGCAACAAAATAGCCACTTACAGATTCAACATGTTTGGCACGAAGACAAAGGCTTTCGAAAAAATCGATGCCTGAATTTAGCCGTACAGGCAGCTAAAAATGAATACCTAATCTTCATTGATGGTGACTGCGTGCCGCAAACTCATTTCGTAGAAGACCACTTGAGTGAAGCTCAGTTAGGCCGTTGTTTAAATGGCCGTCGTGCTGATTTATCGCCCCAAATGACCCGTAAACTTTTTGATTCCACAAAACCGGCTAGCTTCGTACGTGACAACTTTGCCTTCATTATTTTTACCTACCTACTTGGCCAAGGGAAAAATATAGAGAAAGGCTTTAGAATTTCATCTAATACGCTTCGCCGTTACCTACAAAAATCTAATAAGGGAATTGTCGGGTGCAACTTTTCCTTGTTCAAAAAGGATTTACTCTCTATCAACGGTTTTGATCAACGCTATGAAGCTGCCGGAACGGGCGAAGATAGTGACGTAGAATTTAGACTAAGGTTAAAAGGTATAGTTATTCACCCTTTGTTTTACAAAGCTACTCAAGTTCACCTTTATCACCAAGAACTGCCGCGTTCTACTAAAAATGATTTTTTATTCAAAAAGATACAACAAGAGCGACAGGCATGGACAACATTCGGGATTGTTAAATCATCAGACAACTGTTCTTAA
- a CDS encoding glycosyltransferase family 9 protein produces MLIKDNILGRLFRFRDKVNFTLGRFLFDKSPSTKDLTTVASILFVRGDGKIGDSIVSSFVYREIKRQQPGIKLGVLCTSNSKKLFDTDPYIDFVHEYPKRPKLWQVKRLLRQVPTYDAVIFLPEVMKARDFLMLRCLKAKANIGVAKSVRLINYNIAQQVAGKHSQQYFVEAANQLGFTISDFSYRFNLPEMVEQSVLDFLGSKKGKYIAINGFGNTHKRSFTKSRLIEVLLALKEYFPSYPIIVLASPVSQSLVSTVTSALDNVFCIKNTESIQQNAALIKHSKLFISVDTATVHLARCFEVPMVAIYRQEPANFAMWSPNYQPTESIFTRAAVNNAEEVNIGEFDTAQLLQSCSKLLGEDSCGSVG; encoded by the coding sequence GTGCTGATTAAAGACAACATATTGGGAAGGCTTTTTCGTTTTAGAGATAAAGTAAATTTCACTCTGGGTAGATTTCTTTTTGATAAATCGCCATCTACAAAAGATCTTACTACTGTCGCTAGTATCTTATTTGTTCGCGGCGATGGAAAAATTGGCGATAGTATTGTCTCTTCATTTGTGTATAGAGAAATCAAAAGGCAGCAGCCCGGCATTAAATTAGGAGTGCTGTGCACTTCTAACTCGAAAAAGTTGTTTGATACAGATCCTTATATAGATTTTGTGCACGAGTATCCTAAGCGACCTAAACTATGGCAGGTTAAGCGCCTGCTTCGTCAAGTACCAACCTACGACGCTGTGATTTTTCTACCAGAGGTGATGAAGGCGAGAGATTTTTTGATGTTACGTTGCTTAAAGGCTAAGGCCAATATTGGGGTAGCTAAAAGTGTTCGTTTAATCAATTACAATATCGCTCAGCAAGTTGCTGGCAAGCATAGTCAACAGTATTTTGTCGAAGCCGCGAATCAACTAGGCTTTACTATTAGTGATTTTAGTTACCGATTTAATCTGCCAGAAATGGTTGAGCAAAGCGTATTGGATTTTTTGGGTAGCAAAAAAGGGAAGTATATTGCTATCAATGGATTTGGTAATACTCATAAACGCTCTTTTACTAAATCTCGCTTGATAGAAGTGTTATTAGCTTTAAAGGAGTATTTTCCCAGCTACCCAATAATTGTATTGGCTTCTCCAGTTTCTCAAAGCCTAGTCAGCACTGTTACTAGTGCTTTGGATAACGTTTTTTGTATAAAGAATACGGAGTCTATACAGCAAAACGCAGCTCTGATAAAGCATAGTAAGCTATTTATCAGTGTAGACACGGCTACAGTACATTTAGCTCGCTGCTTTGAAGTTCCAATGGTGGCTATTTATCGCCAAGAACCCGCTAATTTTGCTATGTGGTCACCTAACTATCAACCAACAGAGTCTATATTTACTAGAGCTGCCGTTAATAATGCAGAAGAAGTGAATATAGGCGAGTTTGATACTGCGCAGTTGTTGCAATCTTGTTCTAAGTTATTAGGAGAAGATTCCTGCGGAAGCGTTGGTTGA